A stretch of the Pseudomonas sp. ACM7 genome encodes the following:
- the msbA gene encoding lipid A export permease/ATP-binding protein MsbA: MSSPEPKAQSTLAIYFRLLAYVKPYVGLFILSIVGFLIFASTQPMLAYILKYFVDGLANPEASLFPGNPYLGKLQLLETVPLMIVVIAVWQGVGSYLGNFFLARVSLGLVHDLRVVLFNKLLELPNRFFDKNNSGHLISRITFNVTMVTGAATDAIKVVIREGMTVIFLFCTLLWMNWKLTLVMLAILPLIGMMVNSTSRKFRKQSKKIQVSMGNVTHVASETIHGYRVVRSFGGETDEKVRFKDASQSNTDKQLAMTKTGAVYTPMLQLVTYSAMAVVMFLVLYLRGDASPGDLVAYITMAGLLPKPIRQLSEVSSTIQKGVAGAESIFEQLDEPAEVDQGTVEYDRLEGRLEVRNLSFQYPESDKQVLNDISFIVEPGQMVALVGRSGSGKSTLASLIPRFYQHEQGQILLDGVKVQDFTLRSLRRQIALVTQQVTLFNDTVSNNIAYGDLAGAPVEEVRRAALEAYADEFIAKMPQGYETMVGENGVLLSGGQRQRIAIARALLKDAPLLILDEATSALDTESERHIQAALDQVVKNRTTLVIAHRLTTIEKADLILVMDEGRIVERGTHVELLALNGYYSRLHAKEFQEGDEVQSTHVIGAC; the protein is encoded by the coding sequence ATGAGCAGTCCTGAACCGAAAGCCCAGTCTACGCTGGCGATCTATTTCCGCCTTTTGGCTTACGTAAAGCCTTACGTGGGCCTGTTCATACTGAGCATCGTAGGGTTTCTGATCTTCGCATCGACCCAGCCGATGCTCGCTTATATCCTCAAGTACTTCGTCGACGGGCTCGCCAACCCGGAAGCCAGTCTGTTTCCTGGAAACCCTTACCTGGGCAAGTTGCAATTGCTGGAAACCGTACCGTTGATGATTGTCGTGATCGCGGTCTGGCAGGGTGTGGGGTCTTATTTGGGTAACTTCTTCCTGGCGCGGGTTTCCCTGGGCCTGGTTCACGATTTGCGGGTAGTTCTGTTCAATAAGTTGCTGGAGCTGCCGAACCGCTTCTTCGACAAGAACAATTCCGGCCACCTGATTTCTCGTATCACCTTTAACGTCACCATGGTCACCGGTGCTGCTACCGATGCCATCAAAGTGGTGATTCGTGAAGGCATGACCGTGATTTTCCTCTTCTGCACGCTGCTGTGGATGAACTGGAAACTTACGCTGGTGATGCTGGCCATCCTGCCGTTGATTGGCATGATGGTGAACAGCACCAGCCGTAAATTTCGCAAGCAAAGCAAAAAGATTCAGGTTTCGATGGGCAACGTCACTCACGTTGCATCCGAGACCATCCATGGCTATCGCGTGGTGCGCAGCTTCGGCGGCGAAACCGATGAAAAGGTCCGCTTCAAGGATGCCAGCCAGAGCAATACTGACAAGCAACTAGCGATGACCAAGACCGGCGCGGTGTACACACCGATGCTGCAACTGGTGACCTATAGCGCCATGGCCGTGGTCATGTTTCTGGTGCTGTATCTGCGCGGCGACGCATCGCCTGGCGATCTGGTGGCCTACATCACCATGGCGGGTCTGCTGCCCAAGCCGATTCGTCAGCTCTCTGAAGTCAGCTCCACCATCCAGAAGGGAGTGGCGGGTGCCGAGAGTATTTTCGAACAGTTGGATGAGCCCGCGGAAGTCGATCAGGGCACGGTTGAATATGACCGCCTTGAGGGGCGTCTGGAAGTGCGCAACCTCAGCTTCCAGTACCCGGAAAGCGACAAGCAGGTGCTCAACGACATCAGCTTTATCGTGGAGCCCGGTCAGATGGTCGCATTGGTCGGACGCTCGGGCAGTGGCAAGTCCACACTGGCTAGCCTGATTCCACGCTTCTATCAGCACGAACAGGGGCAGATTCTGCTCGACGGTGTGAAGGTCCAGGATTTCACCTTGCGCAGCCTTCGTCGGCAGATTGCCCTGGTGACCCAGCAGGTCACCCTGTTTAACGACACCGTGTCCAACAACATAGCCTACGGTGACCTCGCTGGTGCGCCCGTTGAAGAAGTGCGCAGGGCGGCTTTGGAAGCCTATGCCGACGAGTTCATCGCCAAGATGCCCCAGGGCTACGAAACCATGGTGGGTGAAAATGGCGTGCTGCTGTCCGGCGGCCAGCGCCAGCGTATCGCCATTGCCCGGGCCTTACTCAAGGATGCACCGCTCCTGATTCTCGATGAGGCGACTTCTGCCCTCGACACCGAGTCCGAGCGTCATATCCAGGCAGCCTTGGATCAAGTGGTGAAGAACCGTACGACCCTGGTGATTGCCCACCGTTTGACCACCATCGAGAAGGCCGACCTGATTTTGGTCATGGATGAAGGCCGGATCGTCGAGCGCGGCACTCATGTAGAACTTCTGGCGCTCAACGGCTACTACTCCCGTCTGCACGCCAAAGAGTTTCAAGAGGGTGACGAGGTGCAATCGACACACGTGATTGGCGCATGCTGA
- a CDS encoding lipopolysaccharide kinase InaA family protein → MQAIDHSTYEALREGAHVLEADGSGDKVLRLADGRMLKLFRRKRLLSSALFYPYAQRFANNTRALELRDIPCPKIIAVYRIPSIQRDGVYYSPLEGTTVRQLQTTTEEANALRSQLGGFIARLHEKGVYFRSLHFGNVVLTPENTLGLIDIADLRCQKSALGDSKRLRNFAHLLRYNEDRQWLLGQDAGDTFLEGYRQGLPTHRQTPMIERLRQLLD, encoded by the coding sequence ATGCAAGCGATTGATCACAGCACCTACGAGGCATTGCGCGAAGGCGCGCACGTACTGGAAGCTGACGGCTCCGGCGACAAGGTGCTCAGATTGGCCGACGGACGCATGCTCAAGCTGTTTCGCCGCAAGCGCCTGCTCAGTTCCGCGCTGTTTTACCCCTACGCTCAACGCTTTGCCAACAACACTCGGGCCCTGGAGCTGCGCGACATTCCCTGCCCGAAAATTATCGCGGTGTATCGCATCCCCAGCATCCAGCGCGATGGCGTCTATTACAGCCCCCTTGAAGGTACAACGGTACGTCAGCTGCAAACCACGACCGAAGAGGCCAACGCCTTGAGATCCCAACTTGGGGGTTTCATTGCCCGCCTGCACGAGAAAGGGGTGTACTTTCGGTCGCTGCATTTTGGCAACGTGGTGCTGACACCTGAAAACACCCTGGGGTTGATCGACATCGCGGACTTGCGCTGCCAAAAAAGCGCCCTGGGCGACAGCAAACGGCTGCGCAATTTTGCCCATCTGTTGCGTTACAACGAAGATCGGCAGTGGTTGCTGGGCCAGGATGCCGGCGACACCTTCCTTGAAGGTTATCGCCAAGGTCTGCCTACTCATCGGCAGACCCCAATGATCGAGCGTCTGCGCCAGCTGCTGGACTAA
- a CDS encoding glycosyltransferase family A protein, which translates to MTETLISVVIPAYNYSQTLPRAVESVLAQLVEGRTELLVIDDGSTDATPEVVEKLLAVHVGRFRALRKTNGGLSSVRNLGIEETSGRFLIFLDADDEMAPGALAALIHHIANNPESRLIIGGHWSVFADGKRSLQTVKPLPASARQLVRGYLLDKTVSISNGACAMHRDVFAPGNYPEHLRNVEDIPVFAQVLARFPCSVLDQPLALIYKHADSMRHDLTQSLAAGTGMVGEVFSFERMPEELHDLRQAFLVQRCLSLFRDCYVGGEYALAKKFYLQALRADWRTLTRWSYTRKAARLLFR; encoded by the coding sequence TTGACTGAAACACTGATCAGCGTCGTTATTCCAGCCTACAACTATTCCCAGACCCTGCCGCGGGCAGTGGAGTCAGTACTGGCGCAGTTGGTTGAGGGGCGGACGGAGCTGTTGGTCATTGATGACGGCTCCACCGACGCAACGCCTGAGGTGGTCGAAAAGCTTTTGGCGGTTCACGTCGGGCGCTTCCGTGCTTTGCGTAAAACCAACGGAGGGCTTTCTTCTGTTCGCAATCTAGGGATCGAAGAGACGAGCGGGCGTTTTCTGATCTTTCTCGACGCGGATGACGAGATGGCCCCGGGCGCGCTGGCGGCGTTGATTCATCACATTGCGAACAACCCTGAGAGCCGTTTGATCATTGGCGGACATTGGTCGGTGTTTGCTGACGGCAAGCGCAGTTTGCAGACCGTAAAGCCGTTGCCGGCCAGTGCGCGGCAGCTCGTGCGCGGCTACTTGCTGGACAAGACTGTGTCGATTTCCAACGGTGCTTGCGCGATGCATCGTGATGTCTTCGCACCAGGCAACTACCCCGAACATTTGCGCAATGTTGAAGACATTCCAGTATTCGCTCAGGTGTTGGCGCGGTTTCCCTGCAGCGTTCTCGATCAGCCTCTGGCGCTCATCTATAAGCACGCCGACAGCATGCGACATGATTTGACCCAAAGCCTTGCGGCGGGCACGGGAATGGTCGGAGAGGTTTTTTCTTTCGAGCGCATGCCTGAAGAGTTGCATGATTTGCGTCAGGCGTTTTTGGTGCAGCGTTGTCTGTCGTTGTTTCGCGATTGTTACGTCGGGGGCGAATATGCACTGGCCAAGAAGTTCTATCTTCAGGCTTTACGCGCAGACTGGCGAACGCTCACACGCTGGTCCTACACACGCAAGGCGGCGCGTCTGCTGTTCAGGTAA
- a CDS encoding carbamoyltransferase has translation MALTILGLSGALSHDPSAALYIDGKLVAAAEEERFVRDKHAKNRMPYESAKFCLEQAGIKPSDVDVVAIPFAPISLFGKARWHYAKRYWYAPDRALDAILMGNRRYKRYRNKIVWCLEQLGFDPKKIKIEPVEHHLAHASSAYHCSGFKEKTAILGIDGKGEYATTFFGYGENGKIHKIKEFFDPDSLGGLYGAITEFLGFEMLDGEFKVMGMAPYGDASKYDFSRLASFENGELVINTDYANVIGLRRYKEKGKGFYFSPKLIEWLGPKREGDIADEPYIHYAASMQALFEKISLQMIDHYLGDVLKETGKLAFAGGCALNVKLNQKIIARDDVKELFVQPASGDAGTAVGAAAYVSHARGVPVEKMEHVYLGPSYTNEDVLAACARHPSKPVWRKLENMPENIAKIMVDGNPVAWFQGRMEFGPRALGGRSIIGCPSATGVADRINHQIKFRERWRPFCPSMLDTVAPQMIKIDHPAPFMTFTFEVAEEWKTRVPEVVHEDGTSRAQVLKREYNPRYYDMMKALEVLTGNGVSLNTSLNRRGEPMICSPTDALNMFFGSDLQYLIMEDILVVKEGAEGYGFD, from the coding sequence GTGGCATTGACGATTCTTGGCCTGTCCGGCGCCCTTAGCCATGATCCTTCCGCAGCTTTGTACATCGACGGCAAGCTGGTCGCGGCGGCTGAGGAAGAGCGCTTTGTGCGCGATAAACATGCAAAGAACCGCATGCCTTACGAGTCGGCGAAGTTCTGTCTCGAGCAGGCCGGCATCAAGCCATCCGACGTTGATGTGGTAGCGATTCCGTTCGCGCCGATCAGCCTGTTCGGCAAGGCTCGCTGGCATTACGCCAAGCGTTACTGGTACGCCCCGGACCGCGCGCTCGACGCGATCCTGATGGGTAACCGTCGCTACAAACGCTATCGCAACAAGATTGTCTGGTGCCTCGAGCAATTGGGTTTCGATCCGAAGAAAATCAAGATCGAACCGGTCGAGCATCACCTGGCCCACGCCTCCAGCGCTTACCACTGTTCCGGTTTCAAAGAGAAAACCGCGATCCTCGGGATCGACGGCAAGGGTGAGTACGCCACGACCTTTTTCGGTTACGGCGAAAACGGCAAGATCCACAAGATCAAGGAATTCTTCGATCCGGACTCCCTCGGCGGCCTGTACGGCGCGATCACCGAGTTCCTCGGTTTCGAGATGCTCGACGGTGAGTTCAAGGTCATGGGCATGGCGCCGTACGGCGATGCCAGCAAATACGATTTCTCGCGCCTGGCTTCGTTCGAGAACGGCGAGCTGGTGATCAACACCGACTACGCCAACGTCATCGGCCTGCGTCGTTATAAAGAGAAGGGCAAGGGTTTCTACTTCTCGCCGAAGCTGATCGAGTGGCTGGGTCCCAAGCGCGAAGGCGACATCGCCGACGAGCCGTACATCCACTACGCCGCGAGCATGCAAGCGCTGTTCGAAAAGATCTCGCTGCAGATGATCGACCATTACCTGGGTGACGTGCTCAAGGAAACCGGCAAGCTGGCCTTCGCCGGTGGCTGTGCGTTGAACGTCAAGCTGAACCAGAAAATCATCGCCCGCGATGACGTTAAAGAACTGTTCGTGCAACCTGCGTCCGGCGATGCCGGCACCGCGGTCGGCGCGGCGGCCTATGTGTCCCACGCCCGTGGTGTGCCGGTCGAGAAGATGGAACACGTTTACCTCGGCCCGTCGTACACCAACGAAGACGTCCTCGCTGCATGCGCCCGTCACCCGAGCAAGCCGGTATGGCGCAAGCTTGAGAACATGCCGGAAAACATCGCCAAAATCATGGTCGATGGCAACCCGGTGGCCTGGTTCCAGGGCCGCATGGAGTTCGGTCCGCGGGCCTTGGGCGGTCGTTCGATCATTGGTTGCCCGAGTGCGACTGGCGTGGCTGATCGCATCAACCACCAGATCAAGTTCCGCGAGCGCTGGAGGCCTTTCTGCCCGTCGATGCTCGACACCGTTGCACCGCAGATGATCAAGATCGATCACCCGGCGCCGTTCATGACCTTCACCTTTGAAGTGGCGGAAGAGTGGAAGACCCGCGTGCCGGAAGTCGTCCATGAAGACGGTACATCGCGGGCCCAGGTGCTCAAGCGCGAATACAACCCGCGCTACTACGACATGATGAAGGCGCTGGAAGTGCTGACCGGTAACGGCGTGTCGCTGAACACCTCGCTCAACCGTCGTGGCGAACCCATGATCTGCTCGCCGACGGATGCCCTGAACATGTTCTTCGGTTCCGATCTACAGTATCTGATCATGGAAGACATCCTGGTGGTCAAAGAGGGCGCGGAAGGGTACGGTTTTGACTGA
- a CDS encoding YceK/YidQ family lipoprotein: MTIKMTVLLSTFALVLSGCGTAVTVLQDDEDAARSLRKQKTYCQSIPRIYSGLAYDFCVLNAAPDPTGILLPFVLVDFTLSGVFDTVLLPYTVYRQAADGNISIYWRSGRG; the protein is encoded by the coding sequence TTGACGATAAAAATGACGGTGTTACTGAGCACTTTTGCACTGGTTTTATCAGGCTGCGGGACCGCTGTCACGGTGCTGCAGGATGACGAAGACGCGGCGCGTAGCCTTAGAAAGCAAAAGACCTACTGTCAGTCCATCCCTCGTATCTACAGCGGCTTGGCGTACGACTTTTGCGTATTAAACGCAGCGCCTGATCCCACGGGTATTCTTTTGCCGTTCGTATTGGTGGATTTCACCCTCTCGGGTGTTTTCGACACCGTCCTCCTGCCCTATACGGTTTACCGCCAAGCTGCCGACGGCAATATCAGTATTTACTGGAGGTCAGGCCGCGGATGA